The following are from one region of the Gloeomargarita lithophora Alchichica-D10 genome:
- the ilvB gene encoding biosynthetic-type acetolactate synthase large subunit: MTSSLATTGTPIPRPEASPIRCTGAYALIDSLYRHGVKHIFGYPGGAILPIYDELYRWEAQGKIQHILVRHEQAAGHAADGYARATGQVGVCFATSGPGATNLVTAIATAHMDSIPLVIITGQVRRAAIGSDAFQETDIFGITLPIVKHSYVVRDPRDMAQIVAEAFYIASTGRPGPVLVDIPKDVGEESFDYVSVAPGDVKLPGYRPTVKGNPRQIAQASRLLLSAQRPLLYVGGGAIAAGAHREIQQLAEWFQMPVTTTLMGKGAFDERHPLAVGMLGMHGTAYANFAVSQCDVLVALGARFDDRVTGKLAEFAPHARVIHVDVDPAEVGKNRPPEVPIVGDVRQVLVDWLQHLQTGAQPHRGQTQAWLAQIQAWRRDYPLVVPRSGELLSPQEVIFMLGELAPGAYTTTDVGQHQMWAAQFLANGPRQWISSAGLGTMGFGLPAALGVQVALPASPVICIAGDASVQMNIQELGTLAQYNLPVKTVIINNFWQGMVRQWQEAFYQERYSHSAMRSGMPDFVKLADAYGVKGILVQRREELRPAVEALLADPGPVLMDVHVNPAENCYPMIKPGHSNDQMLGLPEIAPGRAT; the protein is encoded by the coding sequence TTGACCTCTAGCTTAGCCACCACCGGCACCCCGATTCCCCGGCCTGAGGCGAGTCCCATTCGCTGTACGGGAGCCTATGCGCTGATTGACAGCCTTTACCGCCACGGGGTAAAGCATATTTTTGGGTACCCCGGCGGGGCAATTTTGCCCATCTATGATGAATTATACCGCTGGGAAGCCCAGGGCAAGATACAGCATATTTTAGTACGTCACGAGCAGGCCGCCGGTCATGCCGCCGATGGTTACGCTCGGGCAACGGGGCAGGTGGGGGTATGCTTTGCGACTTCTGGGCCGGGGGCGACGAATTTGGTCACGGCCATTGCCACCGCCCACATGGACTCGATTCCGCTGGTGATCATCACGGGGCAGGTGCGCCGGGCGGCGATTGGCAGTGATGCGTTCCAGGAAACGGATATTTTTGGCATTACCCTGCCGATTGTGAAACATTCCTACGTGGTGCGTGACCCCAGGGATATGGCGCAGATTGTGGCGGAGGCTTTTTACATTGCCAGTACGGGGCGGCCTGGGCCGGTGTTGGTGGATATTCCCAAGGATGTGGGGGAAGAGAGTTTTGATTATGTGTCGGTGGCACCGGGGGATGTGAAATTACCGGGTTATCGCCCCACGGTGAAGGGGAATCCCCGCCAAATTGCCCAGGCGAGTCGGTTGTTGTTGTCGGCCCAACGTCCCCTGTTGTACGTGGGGGGGGGAGCGATTGCCGCCGGGGCGCACCGGGAGATTCAGCAGTTGGCCGAATGGTTTCAGATGCCCGTCACCACGACGTTGATGGGGAAGGGGGCGTTTGACGAGCGGCATCCTTTGGCCGTGGGGATGTTGGGGATGCACGGGACGGCCTATGCCAATTTTGCGGTCAGTCAGTGCGATGTGTTGGTGGCGCTGGGGGCGCGCTTTGATGACCGGGTGACGGGGAAATTGGCGGAATTTGCCCCCCACGCCCGGGTGATTCATGTGGATGTTGACCCGGCGGAGGTGGGGAAGAATCGGCCCCCGGAAGTGCCGATTGTGGGGGATGTGCGTCAGGTGCTGGTGGATTGGTTACAGCATTTGCAAACCGGGGCGCAACCGCATCGGGGACAAACCCAGGCGTGGTTGGCGCAAATCCAAGCGTGGCGCCGGGATTATCCTTTGGTGGTGCCCCGGTCGGGGGAACTGCTCTCGCCCCAGGAAGTGATTTTTATGCTGGGGGAATTGGCTCCTGGTGCCTATACCACGACGGATGTGGGGCAACACCAGATGTGGGCGGCGCAGTTTTTAGCCAATGGCCCGCGCCAGTGGATTTCCAGTGCTGGGTTGGGGACGATGGGGTTTGGACTGCCCGCCGCCCTGGGGGTACAGGTGGCACTGCCTGCATCTCCCGTGATCTGCATTGCTGGGGATGCCAGTGTCCAGATGAATATCCAAGAACTGGGGACTTTGGCGCAGTACAATCTGCCGGTGAAAACGGTGATTATTAACAATTTCTGGCAGGGGATGGTGCGCCAATGGCAGGAAGCCTTTTACCAGGAGCGGTATTCCCACTCGGCTATGCGTTCTGGGATGCCGGATTTTGTGAAACTGGCCGATGCCTACGGGGTCAAAGGGATATTGGTGCAACGCCGGGAGGAATTGCGTCCGGCTGTGGAGGCATTGCTGGCCGATCCGGGGCCAGTGCTAATGGATGTCCACGTCAATCCGGCGGAAAATTGCTACCCGATGATCAAGCCGGGGCATAGCAACGACCAGATGTTGGGTTTGCCGGAAATTGCCCCAGGGCGTGCGACCTGA
- a CDS encoding transglycosylase SLT domain-containing protein has translation MKRKSVGIALGMVALLGVGGWFWQSGRRPVGVPQANPSPDLGALTPLVQQSPPVRQRALAQLTTQGTGTERHRAKYLLAVDSLAQGDPKAALALLTDLERDYPLLAAQILWQEARAYQKKGNQVAAQSRWQKIIDQYPEQELAAEALLALGRTPEAKAGYPAHPQVVAGVQKELEKQPHDRELLVHLASHGLHLPHLTGYLDRLTSLHRSQLTPEQWQVIAFAYWEKQSYLKAGRAYLLAPLTAEHLYRVARGHQLGGKTTEAIGYYQDLLRQYSETPQGVLALYYLSVLTPPPQREQYFQQLQQRDGERAARVLWERLPAWEQAAQPQRVSQIRTELLSRYAQSEAAANLRWELAQGEHQRGNLRQAMHYAEGILHHSPSSAVAPQAGFWLGEWAQQLGQNDRAKATHTQVVSRYPDSFYAWRSAVRLGWPVGDFNGVLQVQPEAKTQRVTLQLLSGSPTLQELYHLGEYQDAWEQWQLEFQARQQPTLADQLTDGLLRVGVGERLDGLFMLTTLERRVQGESDQQQYAQVQREPAYWQALYPLAYWPQVPTVAAEYRLNSLLVTALIRQESRFQPEIVSSAGAVGLMQVLPETGDWIAQKLQRPPFQLRQPQENLQAGTWFLQYTNGLYDQNALLAVASYNAGPGNVDDWVKRFGSGDWDAFVEQIPFPETQNYVRQVFGNYWNYLRLYNPAVCGRVNPHLCLS, from the coding sequence ATGAAGCGGAAGTCTGTGGGTATCGCCCTAGGCATGGTTGCCCTCCTGGGAGTTGGTGGCTGGTTTTGGCAAAGTGGACGCAGGCCAGTAGGAGTGCCCCAGGCCAATCCGTCTCCCGATTTGGGAGCTTTGACCCCCTTGGTGCAACAGTCTCCCCCGGTGCGGCAACGGGCATTGGCGCAGTTGACCACCCAGGGGACGGGGACGGAGCGCCATCGGGCTAAGTATCTGTTGGCGGTGGATTCCCTGGCGCAGGGTGACCCCAAGGCGGCTTTGGCCTTGCTGACGGATTTGGAGCGGGATTATCCCCTGCTGGCGGCGCAAATTCTTTGGCAGGAGGCGCGGGCGTACCAGAAAAAGGGAAACCAGGTGGCGGCGCAGAGCCGGTGGCAGAAAATCATTGACCAGTACCCGGAACAGGAATTGGCCGCCGAAGCCTTGCTCGCCCTGGGGCGGACTCCGGAAGCCAAAGCGGGCTATCCCGCCCATCCCCAGGTGGTCGCCGGGGTGCAAAAAGAATTAGAAAAACAGCCCCACGACCGGGAATTGCTGGTGCATTTGGCGAGTCATGGATTGCATTTACCCCATTTGACCGGGTATCTTGACCGTTTGACCAGTTTGCACCGCAGTCAACTGACCCCAGAACAATGGCAGGTGATTGCCTTCGCCTACTGGGAAAAACAGAGCTACCTCAAGGCGGGACGCGCCTATTTGCTGGCTCCCCTGACGGCGGAACATCTCTACCGGGTGGCGCGGGGACATCAGTTGGGGGGCAAAACCACCGAGGCCATCGGTTATTACCAAGACTTGTTACGGCAGTACAGCGAAACCCCGCAAGGTGTACTAGCATTGTATTATTTATCCGTACTAACGCCACCACCGCAACGGGAGCAGTATTTTCAGCAGTTGCAACAGCGGGATGGGGAACGGGCGGCGCGGGTGCTGTGGGAGCGGTTACCGGCCTGGGAGCAGGCGGCACAACCCCAACGGGTGAGCCAAATCCGCACGGAATTGCTTTCGCGGTATGCCCAGAGCGAGGCGGCGGCCAACCTGCGCTGGGAACTCGCCCAAGGGGAACACCAACGGGGCAATCTCCGGCAGGCCATGCACTACGCCGAGGGGATTTTGCACCACAGTCCCAGCAGTGCGGTGGCACCCCAGGCGGGGTTTTGGTTGGGGGAATGGGCGCAACAGTTGGGGCAAAATGACCGTGCCAAGGCCACCCATACCCAGGTGGTGAGCCGCTATCCCGATTCTTTTTATGCGTGGCGTTCAGCGGTGCGCCTGGGCTGGCCGGTGGGGGATTTCAACGGTGTGTTACAGGTGCAACCGGAGGCGAAAACCCAACGGGTAACGTTGCAACTTTTGAGTGGGTCACCGACATTACAAGAGCTATACCATCTGGGGGAGTACCAGGACGCTTGGGAGCAGTGGCAGTTGGAATTTCAAGCCCGGCAACAGCCTACCCTGGCGGATCAACTCACGGATGGCCTTTTGCGGGTGGGGGTGGGGGAACGCCTGGATGGGTTGTTCATGCTGACGACCCTGGAGCGGCGGGTGCAGGGAGAGTCCGACCAACAGCAGTACGCCCAGGTACAGCGGGAACCGGCCTATTGGCAAGCCCTGTACCCCCTAGCCTATTGGCCGCAGGTGCCCACGGTGGCGGCAGAATATCGGTTAAATTCCCTATTGGTAACGGCTCTGATTCGCCAGGAGTCCCGCTTTCAGCCGGAGATTGTTTCCAGCGCCGGGGCGGTGGGGCTGATGCAGGTACTGCCGGAAACCGGGGATTGGATTGCCCAGAAATTGCAACGCCCGCCGTTTCAACTGCGCCAACCCCAGGAGAATTTGCAGGCGGGTACCTGGTTTTTGCAATACACCAATGGCTTGTATGACCAAAATGCCCTGCTCGCAGTCGCCAGTTATAATGCGGGGCCAGGGAATGTGGATGATTGGGTGAAACGCTTTGGCAGTGGGGATTGGGACGCTTTTGTGGAGCAAATTCCCTTCCCGGAAACCCAGAATTATGTGCGCCAGGTGTTTGGGAATTATTGGAATTATTTACGTTTGTACAACCCGGCGGTCTGTGGGCGGGTGAATCCCCATCTGTGCCTGTCGTGA
- a CDS encoding COX15/CtaA family protein, which produces MIGTQIESSESSEGWVPQVLVRRWLWLLAAATWGLMALGSATRVMEAGLACPDWPLCFGQVLPAQQMDLRVFLEWFHRLVAATVGFGVLLLVGMGWWWRAHLPRWLPWGVTAALGLVLWQGILGGLTVTQLLRFDIVTAHLGTGLAFFSLLLTLAVSLMDLSVALSLPQYLPGLSLVSAVTVYGQSLLGGLVASRWAAHQCFLGRELCQVLHWHLLGLIPAMGLVLVVGVQTLRQKRVAPWLGQLGHGVLVMLIVQIGVGVATYQLRLQVEPLTVTHQAVGALLLGMLVVLTVLLQRVTVPPTQTIC; this is translated from the coding sequence ATGATTGGCACCCAAATTGAATCCTCTGAGTCATCCGAGGGATGGGTTCCCCAGGTATTGGTACGGCGATGGTTGTGGCTTTTGGCGGCGGCAACTTGGGGCTTGATGGCACTGGGTAGTGCGACGCGGGTGATGGAGGCAGGGTTGGCCTGTCCCGATTGGCCGCTGTGTTTTGGTCAGGTTTTGCCTGCTCAGCAGATGGATTTGCGGGTGTTCCTGGAGTGGTTTCACCGGCTGGTGGCGGCTACGGTGGGGTTTGGGGTACTGCTGCTGGTGGGGATGGGGTGGTGGTGGCGGGCGCACTTACCCCGTTGGTTGCCCTGGGGGGTGACGGCGGCACTGGGCTTGGTGCTGTGGCAGGGGATTTTGGGGGGGCTAACCGTGACCCAACTCCTGCGGTTTGATATTGTGACGGCGCACCTGGGTACGGGTTTGGCCTTTTTTAGCCTGTTGTTGACCTTGGCGGTTTCACTGATGGACTTGTCGGTAGCTTTATCTCTGCCGCAGTATCTGCCGGGTTTATCCCTGGTGAGCGCAGTGACGGTGTATGGTCAAAGTCTGCTGGGCGGGCTGGTGGCTTCCCGGTGGGCGGCGCACCAATGTTTTCTGGGGCGGGAATTGTGTCAGGTGCTCCATTGGCATTTGCTGGGGTTGATTCCGGCGATGGGATTGGTGTTGGTGGTGGGGGTGCAAACCCTGCGCCAGAAACGAGTTGCTCCCTGGTTAGGCCAACTGGGGCATGGGGTGCTAGTGATGTTGATTGTCCAAATTGGGGTCGGGGTAGCGACCTACCAACTGCGGCTTCAGGTCGAGCCGTTGACCGTGACCCATCAAGCCGTAGGGGCACTACTGTTGGGAATGTTAGTCGTATTGACAGTATTGTTACAACGTGTGACAGTTCCGCCAACCCAAACCATCTGTTAA
- a CDS encoding carbonic anhydrase — protein sequence MTPESVLSELLAGNQRFSESRPVNPHHDLLRVQQVAEHQTPSAVILGCADSRVPPEVIFDQGIGDLFVIRNAGHQATLEDIASVEYAVAVLGSKVVLVLGHERCGAVSAALAGAAVPGIIEALFFGLRPAVELARQQAGDLVANTVRQNVGVQVKRLLVSEVIKKAVVAGELLVVGGYYGLKTGLVTLL from the coding sequence GTGACCCCTGAAAGCGTCTTGAGTGAGTTACTGGCCGGAAATCAGCGGTTTAGCGAGTCCCGCCCGGTCAATCCCCACCATGACCTCCTGCGGGTACAACAGGTGGCGGAGCATCAAACCCCGTCGGCGGTGATCCTGGGCTGTGCGGATTCGCGGGTGCCACCGGAGGTAATTTTTGACCAGGGGATTGGCGATCTGTTTGTGATTCGTAATGCCGGTCATCAAGCCACCCTGGAGGACATTGCCAGCGTGGAATATGCGGTGGCGGTTCTGGGGTCAAAGGTGGTGCTGGTGTTGGGGCACGAGCGGTGTGGGGCGGTATCGGCGGCTTTGGCGGGGGCGGCAGTGCCAGGGATTATTGAAGCTCTGTTTTTCGGTCTGCGGCCAGCGGTGGAGTTGGCTCGCCAGCAGGCGGGGGATTTAGTTGCCAATACCGTGCGCCAGAATGTCGGAGTGCAGGTGAAACGGCTATTGGTTTCGGAGGTAATCAAAAAAGCTGTAGTCGCCGGAGAGCTATTAGTCGTTGGCGGTTACTACGGTTTGAAAACGGGTTTGGTGACTTTACTTTAG
- a CDS encoding alpha/beta fold hydrolase, giving the protein MPVVKHQRYWFWRGYRVRYGYQGSQTQGVPLLLVHGFGAALEHWRYNAPVLGEHHPVYALDLLGFGDAQKASAQYGVRLWVAQVYEFWRTFIGQPVCLVGHSLGALVSLTAAVAHPDMVRGLVLISLPEGRPTLQPAWLNAWVGGLERLLIPVVTLPLFYVLRQPGVIRWVCRSQVYQDPEVVNAALVQMFARPAQESGAGLTLCRLAQASSRPGYAPRVAPLLAALSVPGLLIWGQQDRLIPIQQGQKWIQQFPHLQWAAIPAGHCPQDEAPLVVNQLLDEWLQQWGTGL; this is encoded by the coding sequence GTGCCTGTCGTGAAACACCAGCGGTACTGGTTTTGGCGGGGCTATCGGGTGCGCTATGGTTACCAGGGGAGTCAAACCCAGGGGGTGCCGTTGTTGTTGGTGCATGGTTTTGGAGCGGCGTTAGAACATTGGCGGTACAATGCCCCGGTTTTGGGGGAACATCATCCCGTGTATGCCCTGGATTTGTTGGGATTTGGGGATGCCCAGAAAGCCTCTGCCCAGTACGGGGTGCGGTTGTGGGTGGCACAGGTCTATGAATTTTGGCGCACTTTTATCGGCCAACCGGTGTGTTTGGTGGGGCATTCCCTGGGGGCTCTGGTGAGTTTGACCGCCGCCGTTGCCCATCCCGATATGGTGCGGGGGTTGGTGTTGATCAGTTTGCCGGAGGGACGACCGACCCTGCAACCCGCCTGGTTAAACGCCTGGGTGGGCGGTCTGGAACGGCTGTTGATCCCGGTGGTGACGTTACCCCTGTTTTATGTCCTACGCCAACCGGGGGTAATTCGCTGGGTCTGCCGTTCTCAAGTGTACCAAGACCCGGAGGTTGTGAATGCAGCATTAGTCCAAATGTTTGCCCGTCCCGCCCAGGAGTCAGGGGCCGGGTTGACCCTTTGTCGCCTGGCGCAGGCCAGCAGTCGTCCCGGTTATGCGCCCCGGGTGGCACCCCTGTTGGCGGCCTTGAGTGTACCTGGGTTGTTGATTTGGGGTCAGCAAGACCGCTTGATTCCCATCCAGCAGGGGCAAAAATGGATACAACAATTTCCCCATTTGCAGTGGGCGGCCATCCCCGCCGGGCATTGTCCCCAGGATGAGGCTCCCCTGGTGGTGAATCAGTTGCTCGATGAATGGTTGCAACAGTGGGGCACCGGGTTGTAA
- a CDS encoding isopenicillin N synthase family dioxygenase produces MIMVVRATVPILDLQDFTQGTAAQRQGFIQDMGQALEHTGFFILVRPGIDSEILTPAYDQIQALFALPLGQKQQYEKPELLGQRGYVSFGKEHAKGHSLPDLKEFWHLGRMDNLWPQELPEFAPALTRLYQELDTCAAHLLQAASLYLALPADFLPELVRGGSTILRLIHYPPVPEDAPPGAVRAAPHEDINLITLLCGATTAGLELYQRDGTWLPVPVIPGGIVVDSGDMLQWLTNGLFCSTTHRVVNPIGSNESRYSVPFFVHPRPEVDLTPRFECVTRTGGVPRFGAITATSYLQQRLREIGIAPPV; encoded by the coding sequence ATGATCATGGTGGTTAGGGCAACGGTTCCTATCTTGGACTTGCAGGATTTTACCCAGGGGACGGCGGCGCAACGGCAGGGATTTATCCAGGATATGGGGCAGGCTTTGGAGCATACGGGCTTTTTTATCCTGGTGCGCCCCGGCATTGACTCGGAAATTTTGACCCCAGCCTACGATCAAATTCAGGCGCTATTTGCCCTACCCTTGGGCCAAAAACAGCAGTACGAAAAACCGGAATTGCTTGGGCAAAGGGGGTATGTTTCCTTTGGGAAAGAACACGCTAAGGGGCATTCCCTACCTGATTTGAAGGAATTTTGGCACCTGGGACGCATGGATAATCTTTGGCCGCAGGAATTGCCGGAATTTGCCCCGGCTTTGACCCGTTTGTATCAGGAGTTGGATACCTGTGCGGCGCATTTGCTCCAGGCTGCTTCTCTATATCTAGCTTTGCCAGCGGATTTTTTGCCGGAGTTGGTGCGGGGGGGCAGTACCATTTTGCGGCTGATCCATTATCCCCCGGTGCCGGAGGATGCGCCCCCTGGGGCAGTGCGGGCGGCTCCCCATGAGGATATTAATTTGATCACGTTGTTGTGTGGGGCAACGACAGCGGGGTTAGAACTTTACCAACGGGACGGGACGTGGTTGCCGGTGCCGGTGATTCCTGGCGGCATTGTGGTTGACAGCGGCGATATGTTGCAGTGGCTGACGAATGGCTTGTTTTGCAGTACAACCCACCGGGTAGTAAACCCAATTGGGAGCAACGAATCCCGCTATTCTGTGCCCTTTTTTGTCCATCCCCGCCCGGAAGTGGATTTAACGCCCCGGTTTGAATGTGTGACCCGCACCGGCGGGGTGCCCCGGTTTGGTGCGATCACGGCGACCAGTTATTTGCAACAACGGTTACGGGAAATTGGCATTGCCCCGCCGGTATAA
- a CDS encoding heme o synthase, whose protein sequence is MQVLWPQTNTLWGRVQDYIQLTKPRIILLLLITTTGAVWLASQGEPDMDILLTTLVTGTWAAGSANTINCLYDRDIDQIMVRTQRRPIPAGRIRPGQALGFAVVLAVAAFGLQTWRVNVLSALLEWAGILVYVLVYTHWLKRSSPQNIVIGGAAGAIPPLVGWAAVTGELSACAWILFAIIFIWTPPHFWALALMIREDYAQVGVPMLPVVAGSEQTAQQILLYTLLLIPTSLLLVYPCGVVGGLYALMALTLGGIFLYKVFQLFAQPEEVKLARSVFKYSIIYLMLLSLGMGLDRWPLMHTWQNVLVQKAVHWWG, encoded by the coding sequence ATGCAGGTACTTTGGCCGCAGACTAACACCCTTTGGGGGAGGGTTCAAGACTATATCCAACTCACGAAACCCCGGATTATTCTCCTGTTGTTGATTACCACGACGGGGGCGGTATGGTTGGCTTCCCAGGGGGAACCGGATATGGATATTTTACTCACAACGTTAGTCACCGGGACGTGGGCGGCGGGTTCAGCGAATACGATTAATTGTCTGTATGACCGGGATATTGACCAGATTATGGTGCGTACCCAACGGCGACCGATTCCGGCGGGGCGGATTAGGCCGGGGCAAGCGTTGGGGTTTGCGGTGGTGTTGGCGGTGGCGGCGTTTGGTCTGCAAACTTGGCGGGTGAATGTCCTGAGTGCCCTGTTGGAATGGGCGGGAATTTTGGTTTATGTGCTGGTTTATACCCATTGGTTAAAGCGTTCTAGTCCGCAGAATATCGTGATTGGCGGGGCGGCGGGGGCGATTCCCCCTTTGGTCGGTTGGGCGGCGGTGACGGGGGAATTATCCGCCTGCGCTTGGATTTTGTTTGCGATTATTTTTATTTGGACACCCCCGCATTTTTGGGCGTTGGCATTGATGATTCGGGAGGATTATGCCCAGGTGGGGGTGCCCATGTTGCCGGTGGTGGCGGGTTCGGAGCAAACGGCGCAGCAAATTTTGCTGTACACGCTATTGCTGATTCCCACCAGTTTGCTTTTGGTTTATCCCTGTGGGGTGGTGGGGGGATTGTATGCGCTGATGGCTTTAACTTTGGGCGGTATTTTTCTCTACAAAGTGTTCCAGTTGTTTGCCCAACCTGAGGAGGTGAAATTAGCGCGTTCAGTATTCAAGTATTCGATTATTTATTTGATGCTGTTGTCCTTGGGAATGGGGTTAGACCGCTGGCCTTTGATGCACACCTGGCAGAATGTGCTGGTGCAAAAAGCGGTGCATTGGTGGGGGTAA
- a CDS encoding DUF433 domain-containing protein has product MSNLPERITVNPKQCGGRPCIRGMRIRVSDVLDLFAAGLNAEQILEELPDLEIDDIRASLMYAARKLNHPILVT; this is encoded by the coding sequence ATGTCTAATTTACCGGAACGAATCACAGTAAATCCGAAGCAATGCGGTGGTCGTCCTTGCATTCGTGGGATGAGAATTCGAGTGTCGGATGTCCTAGATTTATTTGCGGCAGGTTTAAATGCTGAGCAAATTTTAGAAGAATTACCCGATTTAGAAATAGATGATATACGAGCATCGCTGATGTATGCTGCCCGTAAACTGAATCATCCTATATTAGTTACATGA
- a CDS encoding SRPBCC family protein gives MERRQRPQPQAHPKAKIMITYYALSSAPVEQIWQKLANLADLSWHPLVTRPHVPWGLLPKPGLFYEAVSRLFPFRVRIFVERVQQQHLLSVRVFALPGLEERVTYQVQSTVCGTQISYSITLKGWLSPLVWSVIRPRAAQVARQLAQAAEGRLVNLDGISVI, from the coding sequence ATGGAACGGCGGCAACGCCCACAACCCCAGGCGCACCCCAAGGCCAAAATCATGATCACCTATTACGCCCTGAGTAGTGCCCCGGTGGAGCAGATTTGGCAAAAACTCGCCAATCTAGCGGATTTATCCTGGCATCCCCTGGTCACCCGTCCCCACGTCCCCTGGGGTTTACTACCGAAACCGGGCTTGTTTTACGAGGCTGTATCCCGATTGTTCCCCTTCCGGGTGCGGATTTTTGTCGAACGGGTACAACAACAGCATCTGCTGAGCGTGCGGGTGTTTGCCTTGCCCGGTTTGGAGGAACGGGTCACCTATCAGGTGCAATCTACGGTGTGTGGCACCCAGATTTCCTACTCGATTACCCTCAAGGGTTGGTTGTCGCCCCTGGTCTGGTCGGTGATTCGCCCCCGTGCCGCCCAAGTCGCCCGCCAACTGGCGCAAGCCGCCGAGGGACGGTTGGTGAACCTGGATGGCATTTCGGTGATTTAA
- a CDS encoding GGDEF domain-containing protein yields MIQAWIQPGKQLVEILPPITPGLFLLNTAMIVFLRPRSLIRFAVLLWGVMAVPILSYLIAHPGELQTPRGLELLLTLGPAMGVNLALIIFYVRLQAAVDHLQNEGMRLQKISEMDLLTQVWNRRAGERILGELIEQKQLGLGIILCDIDHFKSVNDTYGHLVGDQVLQMFAQWCRQHVRPQDMVVRWGGEEFVVIGCTDEPAEMASLAARLCQGIAQQSVPEVGKITASFGVACHQPEETLSALFERADMALYQAKQQGRNRVVVKV; encoded by the coding sequence GTGATCCAAGCCTGGATACAACCGGGAAAACAATTGGTGGAGATTTTGCCACCAATTACGCCAGGATTATTTCTTTTGAATACGGCAATGATCGTCTTTTTACGACCCCGGTCATTAATCCGGTTTGCGGTTTTATTGTGGGGAGTGATGGCCGTTCCTATCCTATCTTATTTGATTGCCCATCCTGGGGAGTTGCAAACGCCTCGCGGTTTAGAGTTGTTACTAACGCTTGGGCCAGCAATGGGAGTCAATCTCGCTTTAATTATATTTTATGTGCGATTACAAGCGGCGGTGGATCATCTCCAAAACGAGGGGATGCGTCTGCAAAAAATCTCGGAAATGGACTTACTCACTCAAGTATGGAATCGCCGCGCAGGAGAACGGATTTTAGGGGAGTTAATTGAGCAAAAACAATTGGGATTAGGGATTATTTTATGTGATATTGATCACTTCAAGTCCGTGAATGATACCTATGGTCATTTGGTGGGCGACCAGGTGTTGCAGATGTTTGCCCAGTGGTGTCGCCAACACGTCCGACCGCAGGATATGGTGGTACGTTGGGGGGGCGAGGAATTTGTTGTCATTGGGTGTACCGATGAACCCGCAGAAATGGCATCGTTAGCGGCACGTTTGTGTCAGGGAATCGCCCAGCAATCCGTCCCAGAAGTGGGGAAAATCACCGCTTCTTTTGGGGTTGCTTGTCACCAACCGGAAGAAACGCTTTCTGCCCTCTTTGAACGGGCAGATATGGCACTCTATCAAGCCAAACAGCAGGGGCGCAATCGGGTGGTAGTGAAAGTTTGA
- a CDS encoding 3-isopropylmalate dehydratase small subunit, which yields MTVIQHISGRGLPLRGNDIDTDRIIPARFLRCVTFEGLGAHVFADDRAPGGHAFDQPQYQGAKILVVNANFGCGSSREHAPQALRRWGIAAIVGESFAEIFAGNCLALGLPVVTAEVEVVQALQNRIASQPTPAFTLDIARLTLTAEGETWSVAMEAAVQQSLLQGAWDACAQLLANREAILATAARLAA from the coding sequence ATGACCGTCATTCAGCACATTTCAGGCCGGGGTCTGCCCCTGCGGGGTAATGATATTGACACGGATCGGATTATTCCGGCGCGGTTTTTACGCTGTGTCACTTTTGAGGGGCTGGGTGCCCATGTGTTTGCCGACGACCGGGCGCCGGGCGGTCATGCCTTTGACCAACCCCAGTACCAGGGGGCAAAGATTTTGGTGGTGAATGCCAATTTTGGCTGTGGTTCCAGTCGGGAACACGCCCCCCAAGCCCTCCGCCGCTGGGGGATTGCGGCCATTGTGGGGGAAAGTTTTGCGGAGATTTTTGCTGGCAATTGTTTGGCCTTGGGTTTACCCGTGGTCACCGCTGAAGTTGAGGTGGTGCAGGCACTCCAAAACCGGATTGCCAGTCAACCCACACCAGCCTTTACCCTGGACATTGCCCGCTTGACGCTCACCGCTGAGGGCGAAACCTGGTCGGTGGCGATGGAAGCGGCGGTACAACAATCCCTCCTCCAGGGTGCTTGGGATGCCTGCGCCCAACTACTCGCCAATCGGGAGGCGATTTTGGCAACGGCGGCGCGACTGGCGGCTTGA